In Polaribacter sp. L3A8, a genomic segment contains:
- a CDS encoding thioredoxin family protein, whose amino-acid sequence MNKVILLFTICFFTITNIVAQEQNVQELDSVTLNWESTFKSALKKSKKENKPVLIYFTGSDWCGPCKVLDKKLFHTEKFKAIAEKDLILYEADSPRNIDIISPEKLEINNDLKRQFKIRSFPTLVFVDHKGKMIGYKKGLILTEYYYPFIESVIENY is encoded by the coding sequence ATGAATAAAGTTATATTACTTTTTACTATTTGTTTTTTTACGATTACAAATATTGTAGCTCAAGAACAAAATGTGCAAGAGTTAGATTCTGTTACTTTAAATTGGGAATCTACTTTTAAAAGTGCTTTAAAAAAATCTAAAAAAGAAAATAAACCTGTACTTATTTATTTTACAGGATCAGATTGGTGTGGTCCTTGTAAAGTTCTAGATAAAAAGCTTTTTCATACAGAAAAATTTAAAGCGATTGCTGAAAAGGACTTAATATTATATGAGGCAGATAGTCCTAGAAATATAGATATAATTTCTCCTGAAAAATTAGAAATAAATAATGATTTAAAGAGGCAATTTAAAATAAGGTCATTTCCTACACTTGTTTTTGTAGATCATAAAGGAAAAATGATTGGTTATAAAAAAGGATTAATCTTAACGGAGTATTATTATCCGTTTATAGAATCTGTAATTGAAAATTACTAA
- a CDS encoding helix-turn-helix transcriptional regulator — protein MNKLPLLKKILFLLLFFRISLLFSQDLIIKDHDYWSYYDKGGLENDWVELADFSNWKSGKSPLGYGDDKIITKLDFGGNKQRKHVTKYFKKTLNFDNNYIAYEFKIQRDDGAVVYVNGKEVFRDNMPNSTISNSTFALSTIKSKQEHLFKQHFFDNSIFKKGKNIISVSIHQSYRTSSDCIFSLELIGHNNPDILSFVLENKDIKNQELESKIKDLNAKFEYEKIVLQKQSLESTNYNLKVLVSLISLLFIMALIGYYFILENVKKNNVEKNEEIAIIKAKNTQKDKEMITLSTNLLYHKQYFKEIKADLKGIKTEDRALTRAIINQIDYVLEGDEDWKILKEHFNAVYNNFYDTLIAKHPTITETELRHCMFIKLHLHTKEIAKILLIDPRSVQTARYRIKKKMNLSEEEDLRDYLLNLVE, from the coding sequence ATGAACAAACTACCTCTTTTAAAGAAAATACTATTCCTTTTATTATTTTTTCGAATCAGTCTCCTATTTTCACAAGATTTAATCATCAAAGATCATGATTATTGGTCTTATTATGACAAAGGTGGTTTAGAAAATGATTGGGTAGAACTTGCTGATTTTTCTAATTGGAAAAGCGGAAAATCTCCATTAGGATATGGAGATGATAAAATTATCACAAAACTTGATTTTGGCGGAAATAAACAAAGGAAACACGTTACAAAGTACTTTAAAAAGACACTAAATTTTGACAATAACTATATAGCTTATGAATTTAAAATTCAAAGAGATGATGGTGCTGTTGTTTACGTAAACGGAAAAGAAGTCTTTAGAGACAATATGCCCAACTCTACTATTAGCAATTCTACTTTTGCTTTAAGTACTATTAAAAGCAAACAAGAGCATTTATTTAAACAACATTTTTTTGATAATAGCATATTTAAAAAAGGAAAAAATATTATTAGCGTTTCTATTCATCAATCTTATAGAACCTCTAGTGATTGTATTTTTAGTCTAGAATTAATAGGCCACAATAATCCTGATATTTTATCATTTGTTCTAGAAAATAAAGATATAAAAAATCAAGAATTAGAAAGTAAAATTAAAGATTTAAATGCCAAGTTTGAATATGAAAAAATAGTACTTCAAAAGCAAAGTTTAGAAAGCACCAACTATAATTTAAAGGTACTTGTTTCTTTAATTAGCCTTTTATTTATTATGGCATTAATTGGCTATTATTTTATTTTAGAAAACGTTAAAAAAAATAATGTAGAAAAAAATGAAGAAATAGCAATTATTAAAGCTAAAAACACCCAAAAAGATAAAGAGATGATTACTTTATCTACAAACTTATTATACCACAAGCAATATTTTAAAGAAATAAAAGCAGATTTAAAAGGCATTAAAACAGAAGATAGAGCTTTAACAAGAGCAATTATTAATCAGATAGACTATGTTTTAGAAGGAGATGAAGATTGGAAAATCTTAAAAGAACATTTTAATGCCGTTTATAATAACTTTTACGATACATTAATTGCAAAACACCCTACAATTACTGAAACAGAACTTAGACATTGTATGTTTATAAAATTGCACCTGCATACTAAAGAAATTGCAAAAATATTATTAATTGATCCAAGATCTGTACAAACAGCAAGGTACCGAATTAAAAAGAAAATGAATTTGAGTGAAGAAGAAGATTTAAGAGATTACCTTTTAAACTTAGTTGAATAA
- a CDS encoding AMP-binding protein has product MRRDKFHKYFQLNGTSFSSVDEILGYTSNFSDEIHQFLTIWFSDQACVVVKTSGSTGVPKEIKLEKRQMINSALATGNFFDIKENTTALLCLPTEYIAGKMMLIRALTLGWHLDIVNATSFPLRGIKKHYDFSAMVPLQLENSIKKLHQIKTLIVGGGVVSVNLQDKIKDTTCAVFATYGMTETITHIAVKELNNNASFEGDLPLFNQFYQTLPDVEIFTDSRSCLVIHAPKVSNEVIFTNDIVRLISDHQFEWLGRLDNVINSGGVKLHPEKIEEKLAKIISNRFFVTGIPDQQLGEKLVLLIEQVDSCDISKSLKLEIAELKTLGKFEIPKEIYFVDKFVETTTKKIQRKKTLDLVNYSTKFKR; this is encoded by the coding sequence TTGAGACGAGATAAATTTCATAAATATTTTCAATTAAATGGTACTTCATTTTCTTCGGTAGATGAAATTCTAGGTTATACTAGTAATTTTTCTGATGAAATTCATCAATTTTTAACAATTTGGTTCTCAGATCAAGCTTGTGTTGTTGTAAAAACATCAGGCTCTACAGGTGTGCCAAAAGAGATTAAACTAGAGAAAAGACAGATGATAAATTCTGCCTTAGCTACCGGTAATTTTTTTGATATCAAAGAAAATACAACGGCATTATTATGCTTACCAACAGAATACATTGCGGGTAAAATGATGTTGATAAGGGCTTTAACTTTAGGTTGGCATCTAGATATTGTTAATGCAACTTCTTTTCCACTTCGTGGGATAAAAAAACACTACGATTTTTCTGCAATGGTTCCGTTACAGCTAGAAAATTCAATAAAGAAACTACATCAAATTAAAACTTTAATAGTAGGTGGCGGAGTTGTTTCTGTTAATTTACAAGATAAAATTAAGGATACTACTTGTGCCGTTTTTGCTACTTATGGTATGACAGAAACGATTACACATATCGCAGTTAAAGAATTGAATAACAATGCATCATTTGAAGGTGATCTGCCACTTTTTAATCAATTTTATCAAACCTTACCTGATGTAGAGATTTTTACAGACTCAAGAAGTTGTTTGGTAATTCATGCTCCCAAAGTATCTAATGAAGTTATTTTTACAAATGATATTGTTCGTTTAATTTCTGATCATCAATTTGAATGGTTAGGGCGTTTAGATAATGTAATAAATTCTGGTGGTGTAAAGTTGCATCCAGAAAAGATTGAAGAAAAATTAGCGAAAATAATCAGTAATCGTTTTTTTGTAACAGGAATTCCTGATCAGCAACTAGGAGAGAAGCTTGTTTTGCTTATAGAACAAGTTGATTCTTGTGATATAAGTAAGTCTTTAAAATTAGAAATAGCAGAATTAAAAACACTTGGTAAATTCGAAATTCCTAAAGAAATTTATTTTGTAGATAAATTTGTAGAGACTACAACAAAAAAAATCCAACGAAAAAAAACGTTGGATTTAGTTAATTATTCAACTAAGTTTAAAAGGTAA
- a CDS encoding CPBP family intramembrane glutamic endopeptidase, protein MNYIQQAYKGNNEWFHWVLTIILVFVGWQVIGVLPLMAVAVMHSKNMTEFTNAAQDNFMSLGINNNLFLFFMILMFFFGLVSLIIGVKYIHKRTVTSLVTSRKKIDWKRFWFGFILWGVISSVVIMLGVFLSPEDYVWNFKPVPFFTLLAVSFLFLPFQTSFEELLFRGYFMQGLGILAKNRWFPLIFTSVCFGLLHGANPEVEKLGYISMVFYIGTGFFYGITTLMDEGTELSLGLHAINNIVAAFFVTTDWTVFQTDALYVDTSEPSVGWEMFFPVLVLYPLILFIFSKKYGWKNWKEKLTGKIYKPVNLKENYRILED, encoded by the coding sequence ATGAATTATATACAACAAGCATATAAAGGAAACAATGAGTGGTTTCATTGGGTACTAACAATTATTTTAGTATTTGTAGGTTGGCAAGTTATAGGTGTATTGCCTTTAATGGCAGTGGCTGTGATGCACTCTAAAAACATGACAGAGTTTACAAATGCTGCACAAGACAATTTTATGAGTTTAGGGATTAATAACAATCTTTTTCTCTTTTTTATGATTCTAATGTTCTTCTTTGGTTTAGTTAGCCTTATTATAGGTGTAAAATATATTCATAAAAGAACTGTTACTTCTTTGGTTACAAGTAGAAAAAAAATAGACTGGAAACGTTTTTGGTTTGGTTTTATTCTTTGGGGAGTTATCTCTTCTGTTGTAATTATGTTGGGTGTATTCTTATCTCCAGAAGACTATGTGTGGAATTTTAAACCTGTTCCTTTCTTTACTTTATTAGCAGTTTCTTTTCTTTTTTTACCTTTTCAAACGTCATTTGAGGAGTTACTTTTTAGAGGCTATTTTATGCAAGGGTTGGGTATTTTGGCCAAAAATAGATGGTTTCCATTAATTTTCACCTCGGTATGCTTTGGTTTGTTACATGGTGCAAATCCGGAAGTAGAAAAACTAGGCTACATTTCTATGGTTTTTTATATAGGTACTGGTTTCTTTTATGGTATCACTACTTTAATGGATGAAGGAACCGAGTTGTCATTGGGGTTGCATGCTATTAATAATATTGTTGCTGCTTTTTTTGTAACTACAGATTGGACTGTTTTTCAAACGGATGCTTTATACGTAGATACTTCAGAACCTTCTGTAGGATGGGAAATGTTTTTTCCTGTATTGGTTTTATATCCTTTAATTCTATTTATTTTTTCTAAAAAATACGGATGGAAAAATTGGAAAGAAAAATTAACGGGAAAGATTTATAAACCTGTTAATTTGAAAGAAAATTATAGAATTTTAGAAGATTGA
- a CDS encoding o-succinylbenzoate synthase — translation MIKATYKKYILNFKNPSGTSRGVLKTKETWFIILEENGKRGVGETGLFRGLSFDDVASYEEKLIWACNNINKGLIFLLNELRLFPSIQFGLEQAFLSLKSKDSFHLFPSEFTKGNNSIAINGLIWMGEKEFMKKQIKEKLETGFSCIKMKIGAINFDAEIELLTSIRKEFSSNEIELRVDANGAFNPKNALEKLERLSALEIHSIEQPIKQGQIEEMAALCAKTPLPIALDEELIGIFAAEEKKQLLKTIQPQYIILKPSLIGGFAGSLEWIEFAEEINADWWITSALESNIGLNAIAQFTHTLQNNLPQGLGTGGLFTNNFTSPLEVKNGTLHYNPAQNWHFNL, via the coding sequence TTGATTAAAGCAACCTACAAAAAATACATCCTTAATTTTAAAAACCCAAGTGGAACATCGCGTGGAGTTTTAAAAACAAAAGAAACCTGGTTTATCATTTTAGAAGAAAATGGTAAAAGAGGTGTGGGAGAAACTGGTTTATTTAGAGGTTTAAGCTTTGATGATGTAGCAAGTTATGAAGAAAAATTAATTTGGGCTTGTAATAATATTAACAAAGGTTTAATTTTTTTACTAAATGAACTTCGTCTGTTTCCATCCATACAATTTGGTTTAGAGCAAGCTTTTTTATCACTTAAAAGTAAGGATTCGTTTCATTTATTTCCATCAGAATTTACAAAAGGAAATAACTCTATTGCTATAAACGGGCTCATTTGGATGGGCGAAAAAGAGTTTATGAAAAAGCAAATCAAAGAGAAATTAGAAACCGGTTTTTCTTGTATCAAAATGAAAATTGGTGCCATCAATTTTGATGCTGAAATAGAATTATTGACATCCATTAGAAAAGAGTTTTCTTCTAATGAAATAGAATTAAGGGTAGATGCAAATGGAGCTTTTAATCCTAAAAACGCATTAGAAAAATTAGAAAGATTATCAGCATTAGAAATACATTCTATAGAACAACCCATTAAACAAGGTCAAATAGAAGAAATGGCAGCTTTATGTGCAAAAACACCTTTACCAATTGCACTAGATGAAGAGTTAATTGGCATTTTTGCAGCAGAAGAAAAAAAGCAGTTATTAAAAACAATTCAGCCTCAATATATTATTTTAAAACCGAGTTTAATTGGCGGTTTTGCAGGGAGTTTAGAATGGATTGAATTTGCAGAAGAAATAAATGCCGATTGGTGGATTACTTCTGCCTTAGAAAGTAATATTGGGTTGAATGCAATTGCTCAATTTACGCATACATTACAAAACAATTTACCACAAGGTTTAGGAACCGGTGGTTTATTTACAAATAATTTTACAAGTCCGTTAGAAGTTAAAAACGGAACATTACACTATAACCCAGCACAAAACTGGCATTTTAATTTATAA
- a CDS encoding SRPBCC family protein produces MKTIKIILGIISAIVVAFLLTGLIVKETAYKVQVTVNKPVSNVFEAFNKSEDLKNWIPEVQSFEVLNDNPGKTGSIYKIVVLNQGQEIAMTEKVMAYVPNEKVTLFFDAEGMLKKDDYTFTENDGVTTITLNASCQSETYLMACVFPYFKGTFIEQDQSYLNNFKEFVEKK; encoded by the coding sequence ATGAAAACAATAAAAATAATTTTAGGAATCATTTCTGCAATTGTAGTTGCATTTCTTCTTACTGGTTTAATTGTAAAAGAAACAGCTTATAAGGTTCAGGTAACTGTAAATAAGCCTGTTTCAAACGTTTTTGAAGCTTTTAATAAATCAGAAGACCTAAAAAATTGGATTCCAGAAGTACAGTCTTTCGAAGTTTTAAATGACAATCCTGGTAAAACGGGTAGTATCTATAAAATTGTTGTTCTAAATCAAGGACAAGAGATTGCCATGACAGAAAAAGTGATGGCCTATGTACCAAATGAAAAAGTAACCTTGTTTTTTGATGCAGAAGGGATGCTAAAAAAAGATGATTATACTTTTACTGAAAATGATGGAGTTACAACCATTACTTTAAATGCAAGCTGCCAAAGTGAGACTTACTTAATGGCATGTGTTTTTCCTTATTTTAAAGGAACTTTTATAGAACAAGACCAGTCGTACTTGAATAATTTTAAAGAATTTGTAGAAAAAAAATAA